One genomic window of Streptomyces sp. NBC_01276 includes the following:
- a CDS encoding NADH-quinone oxidoreductase subunit I — MPPIPGSGLAKGLAVTLRTMTKRAHTAQYPETQPELPPRSRGVIGLFEENCTVCMLCARECPDWCIYIDSHKETVPAATPGGRERSRNVLDRFAIDFSLCMYCGICIEVCPFDALFWSPEFEYAETDIHELTHERDKLREWMWTVPAPPALDPAAEEPKEIAAARKAVDKAEAAAAAAAAAAQDRAADTAPGTPPTTPEADA; from the coding sequence ATGCCCCCGATCCCCGGATCCGGCCTCGCCAAGGGCCTGGCCGTCACCCTGCGCACGATGACGAAGCGCGCGCACACCGCGCAGTACCCCGAGACGCAGCCCGAGCTCCCGCCCCGCAGCCGCGGGGTCATCGGCCTGTTCGAGGAGAACTGCACGGTCTGCATGCTGTGCGCCCGCGAGTGCCCCGACTGGTGCATCTACATCGACTCCCACAAGGAGACGGTGCCCGCCGCCACCCCCGGCGGCCGCGAGCGCAGCCGCAACGTCCTCGACCGCTTCGCCATCGACTTCTCCCTCTGCATGTACTGCGGCATCTGCATCGAGGTGTGCCCCTTCGACGCCCTCTTCTGGTCGCCGGAGTTCGAGTACGCGGAGACCGACATCCACGAGCTCACCCACGAGCGCGACAAGCTGCGCGAGTGGATGTGGACCGTGCCGGCCCCGCCCGCCCTGGACCCCGCCGCCGAGGAGCCCAAGGAGATCGCCGCCGCCCGCAAGGCCGTGGACAAGGCCGAAGCCGCCGCTGCCGCCGCCGCTGCCGCCGCCCAGGACCGGGCGGCCGACACCGCGCCCGGTACGCCCCCGACCACCCCGGAGGCCGACGCGTGA
- a CDS encoding NADH-quinone oxidoreductase subunit H, translated as MNDVLDVALRLIVVFAVFLVLPLVVGQTEHKVMAHMQGRLGPMYAGGFHGWAQLVADGVKFAQKEDIVPANADRRIFQLAPAVALLPYLLVLLAIPIGPGEGAVGQVIDAGLFFALAVMGIGVLGSLMGGWASANKFSLLGGLRTAAQLLAYELPMLLAAASVAMAAGTVSLPGIVNAFEWWWLPWQIIGALVFFTAGLAELQRPPFDMPVADSEIIFGAYTEYTGLRFALFLLAEYAGIVVLCALTTVLFLGGWHGPFGGDGLGWIWTLLKVAVLAFVVIWLRVSYPRLREDQLQKLAWTALIPLALAQIALTGIVKVAIQ; from the coding sequence GTGAACGACGTCCTCGACGTCGCCCTGCGACTCATCGTCGTCTTCGCCGTCTTCCTCGTGCTCCCGCTCGTCGTCGGACAGACCGAACACAAGGTGATGGCGCACATGCAGGGCCGCCTCGGCCCCATGTACGCCGGCGGCTTCCACGGCTGGGCCCAGCTCGTCGCCGACGGCGTGAAGTTCGCGCAGAAGGAGGACATCGTCCCGGCCAACGCCGACCGGCGGATCTTCCAGCTCGCCCCCGCCGTCGCGCTGCTGCCGTACCTGCTCGTCCTCCTGGCCATCCCCATCGGGCCGGGCGAGGGCGCCGTCGGCCAGGTCATCGACGCCGGCCTCTTCTTCGCGCTCGCCGTCATGGGCATCGGAGTCCTCGGCTCCCTCATGGGCGGCTGGGCCTCCGCGAACAAGTTCTCCCTGCTGGGTGGCCTCCGGACGGCCGCCCAGCTGCTCGCGTACGAGCTGCCCATGCTGCTCGCCGCCGCCTCCGTGGCCATGGCCGCCGGGACCGTGTCCCTGCCCGGCATCGTCAACGCCTTCGAGTGGTGGTGGCTGCCCTGGCAGATCATCGGCGCGCTGGTCTTCTTCACCGCCGGCCTCGCCGAACTCCAACGGCCCCCGTTCGACATGCCCGTCGCCGACTCCGAGATCATCTTCGGCGCGTACACCGAGTACACCGGCCTGCGATTCGCGCTGTTCCTGCTCGCCGAGTACGCCGGCATCGTCGTCCTGTGCGCCCTCACCACCGTCCTCTTCCTCGGCGGCTGGCACGGCCCCTTCGGCGGCGACGGCCTCGGCTGGATCTGGACCCTCCTCAAGGTCGCCGTCCTCGCCTTCGTCGTGATCTGGCTCCGCGTGAGCTACCCGCGGCTGCGCGAGGACCAGCTCCAGAAGCTCGCCTGGACCGCGCTCATCCCCCTCGCGCTCGCCCAGATCGCGCTCACCGGCATCGTGAAGGTGGCGATCCAGTAA
- a CDS encoding NADH-quinone oxidoreductase subunit C: MNLYDSLPDAAPTVFGAEAVGSFSYDVLTVDVPVGSWIPALEIARDKLGCTYFDWLSAVDEPGTGFRICAHVVSLENHRVRRLLLRTTVPHAAPSLPSAVAVYAGAEWHERETYEMFGVTFTDHPHLVPLLLPENFEGHPLRKDFVLAARVAKAWPGAKEPGEAHDPDAPKRRQMLPPGVPDPNDWGPLKGQLPPAPARPARTPRAAGEGAPARRPRPAGEAPAARRTRSVTEGSATQAADAAAPDTAAPDTAAPDTAAPDTARPVRRSRSVSEGSVSQAAPAADPATPGSAAAPGTAAPDAARPVRRSRSASDGSASQAAPAADTGTTPRPDAPRRSAPRSDDAPWHNPKPAFEDPGGSPAAPPDPGAGPEPKPEAEPKAEPGTPQPQPDPDSDPDTTGGDA, encoded by the coding sequence GTGAACCTCTACGACTCCCTCCCCGACGCGGCCCCCACCGTCTTCGGCGCCGAGGCCGTGGGCTCCTTCTCGTACGACGTCCTCACCGTGGACGTCCCGGTCGGATCGTGGATCCCCGCCCTGGAGATCGCCCGCGACAAGCTGGGCTGCACCTACTTCGACTGGCTGAGCGCGGTCGACGAGCCCGGCACGGGCTTCCGGATCTGCGCGCACGTCGTCTCCCTGGAGAACCACCGCGTGCGCCGCCTGCTGCTGCGCACCACCGTCCCGCACGCGGCCCCGTCCCTGCCGTCCGCCGTCGCCGTGTACGCCGGGGCCGAATGGCACGAGCGCGAGACGTACGAGATGTTCGGCGTCACCTTCACCGACCACCCGCACCTCGTCCCGCTGCTGCTCCCCGAGAACTTCGAGGGGCACCCGCTGCGCAAGGACTTCGTGCTGGCGGCGCGCGTCGCCAAGGCGTGGCCCGGAGCGAAGGAGCCGGGCGAGGCCCACGACCCGGACGCGCCCAAGCGGCGGCAGATGCTGCCGCCCGGGGTGCCCGACCCGAACGACTGGGGTCCCCTCAAGGGCCAGCTCCCGCCGGCCCCCGCCCGCCCCGCCCGCACCCCGCGCGCGGCCGGCGAAGGCGCCCCCGCCCGCCGTCCGCGTCCGGCCGGGGAGGCCCCGGCGGCCCGGCGCACCCGCTCGGTGACGGAGGGCTCGGCCACCCAGGCGGCGGACGCCGCCGCTCCGGACACGGCCGCTCCGGACACGGCCGCTCCGGACACCGCCGCTCCGGACACCGCCCGTCCGGTCCGTCGTAGCCGTTCGGTGTCGGAGGGCTCGGTGAGCCAGGCGGCCCCGGCGGCGGACCCCGCCACCCCGGGTTCCGCTGCCGCTCCGGGCACCGCCGCCCCGGACGCCGCGCGTCCGGTCCGTCGTAGCCGCTCGGCATCGGACGGCTCGGCGAGCCAGGCGGCCCCGGCCGCGGACACCGGGACGACCCCGCGGCCGGACGCACCCCGTCGCTCCGCCCCGCGCAGCGACGACGCCCCCTGGCACAACCCCAAGCCCGCCTTCGAAGACCCCGGCGGGTCGCCGGCCGCACCCCCGGACCCCGGGGCCGGCCCCGAGCCCAAGCCCGAGGCTGAGCCCAAGGCCGAGCCCGGCACCCCCCAGCCCCAGCCCGATCCCGATTCCGATCCCGACACCACCGGAGGCGACGCGTGA
- a CDS encoding NADH-quinone oxidoreductase subunit B family protein yields the protein MDVTPQVDVTVQPELLPEPKRLGVLSRLAPEPMKVVLNWGRRYSLWVFNFGLACCAIEFIAASMARHDFIRLGVIPFAPGPRQADLMIVSGTVTDKMAPAVKRLYEQMPEPKYVISFGACSNCGGPYWDSYSVTKGVDQIIPVDVYVPGCPPRPEALLQGILKLQEKIARESLAERYAAAPSVSQLTSGLVTPPPAPVSAPEAGA from the coding sequence ATGGACGTGACACCGCAGGTGGACGTGACGGTCCAGCCCGAGCTGCTCCCGGAGCCCAAGCGCCTGGGAGTCCTCTCCCGCCTCGCCCCGGAGCCCATGAAGGTGGTCCTGAACTGGGGCCGCCGCTACAGCCTGTGGGTGTTCAACTTCGGGCTCGCCTGCTGCGCGATCGAGTTCATCGCCGCCTCCATGGCCCGCCACGACTTCATCCGGCTCGGCGTCATCCCCTTCGCGCCGGGCCCGCGCCAGGCCGACCTGATGATCGTCTCGGGCACGGTGACGGACAAGATGGCGCCGGCCGTCAAGCGGCTCTACGAGCAGATGCCCGAGCCGAAGTACGTCATCTCCTTCGGCGCCTGCTCCAACTGCGGCGGCCCCTACTGGGACTCGTACTCGGTCACCAAGGGCGTCGACCAGATCATCCCGGTCGACGTCTACGTCCCCGGCTGCCCGCCCCGTCCCGAAGCGCTCCTCCAGGGCATCCTCAAGCTCCAGGAGAAGATCGCTCGGGAGTCCCTCGCGGAGCGGTACGCGGCGGCCCCCTCGGTCTCCCAGCTGACCAGCGGCCTCGTCACGCCCCCGCCCGCCCCCGTCTCCGCCCCGGAGGCCGGCGCGTGA
- a CDS encoding NADH-quinone oxidoreductase subunit A — protein sequence MPDPTVSTVTVTVTAADYFRSYSVVGLLAVLGVLFVAVAFGAGRLLRPVVPTPEKLLTYECGVDPVGEGWAHTQVRYYVYAFLYVIFAVDSIFLFPWATVFAAAGYGATTLVEMFVFLGFLAVGLLYAYKKGVLEWT from the coding sequence GTGCCCGACCCAACGGTATCGACCGTGACCGTGACCGTGACCGCCGCGGACTACTTCCGGAGTTATTCGGTCGTCGGCCTGCTCGCGGTCCTCGGCGTGCTCTTCGTGGCGGTGGCCTTCGGCGCCGGCCGCCTGCTGCGGCCCGTCGTCCCGACCCCCGAGAAGCTGCTGACCTACGAGTGCGGTGTGGACCCCGTGGGCGAGGGCTGGGCACACACCCAGGTCCGCTACTACGTCTACGCCTTCCTCTACGTCATCTTCGCGGTCGACTCGATCTTCCTCTTCCCGTGGGCGACGGTGTTCGCCGCCGCCGGTTACGGCGCCACGACCCTGGTGGAGATGTTCGTCTTCCTCGGTTTCCTGGCCGTCGGCCTGCTCTACGCGTACAAGAAGGGCGTCCTCGAATGGACGTGA
- a CDS encoding sensor histidine kinase, whose translation MTVNDQAPFPPPVRPAFDAVTWKEIAHLLGNLPVALIGFVYTVFMVATTGGLSVTAVGLPLLVCGLYGARLLGKFERMRARALLGVRVAEPTPLPGPRRAGGFFAWLWAGVKDPVGWRTVLYELVRLPWGVLTFTVTLTGLFVLWPVLPYLVRGMANVDRALVRGLLSPSDELERRIAELESGRGVVVDTAAADLRRIERDLHDGAQARLVALAMGLGLAKEKLLEDPEGAAAMVDEAHGEVKLALQELRDLARGIHPAVLTDRGLDAALSSVASRCLVPVKVSVDLPARPAEAIEGIAYFTVSELLQNVSKHAGARSASVEVWRAGPRLLIRVSDDGRGGARMAGGTGTGMAGLAERLRAVDGVFVVDSPEGEGTVVSAELPWRERG comes from the coding sequence ATGACCGTGAACGATCAAGCTCCGTTCCCTCCTCCCGTCCGCCCCGCCTTCGACGCGGTCACGTGGAAGGAGATCGCTCATCTGCTGGGCAATCTGCCGGTGGCGTTGATCGGTTTTGTTTACACGGTGTTCATGGTCGCCACGACCGGCGGCCTGTCCGTGACCGCCGTCGGACTGCCCCTGCTCGTTTGTGGCCTCTACGGGGCTCGCCTGCTCGGGAAGTTCGAGCGGATGCGCGCGCGGGCCCTGCTGGGGGTGCGGGTGGCCGAGCCGACCCCGCTGCCGGGGCCGCGGCGCGCGGGCGGGTTCTTCGCCTGGCTGTGGGCGGGCGTGAAGGACCCGGTGGGCTGGCGGACCGTGCTGTACGAGCTGGTCCGGCTGCCGTGGGGGGTACTGACCTTCACGGTAACGCTGACGGGCCTGTTCGTGCTGTGGCCGGTCCTGCCGTACCTGGTCCGCGGCATGGCCAATGTGGACCGGGCGCTGGTACGGGGCCTGCTGTCGCCCTCGGACGAGCTGGAGCGGCGCATCGCGGAGCTGGAGTCGGGCCGCGGGGTGGTCGTGGACACGGCGGCGGCCGACCTGCGGCGCATCGAGCGGGACCTGCACGACGGGGCGCAGGCGCGGCTGGTCGCCCTCGCGATGGGGCTGGGTCTGGCGAAGGAGAAGCTGCTGGAGGACCCGGAGGGGGCAGCGGCGATGGTCGACGAGGCGCACGGGGAGGTGAAGCTCGCCCTCCAGGAGCTGCGGGACCTGGCGCGCGGGATCCACCCGGCCGTGCTGACCGACCGGGGCCTGGACGCGGCCCTGTCCTCGGTGGCCTCGCGCTGCCTGGTGCCGGTGAAGGTGTCGGTGGACCTGCCAGCCCGGCCGGCGGAGGCGATCGAGGGGATCGCGTACTTCACGGTCTCCGAGCTGCTGCAGAACGTCAGCAAGCACGCGGGGGCGCGGAGCGCGAGCGTCGAGGTGTGGCGGGCGGGGCCGCGGCTGTTGATCCGGGTCTCGGACGACGGGCGGGGCGGGGCGCGGATGGCCGGCGGGACGGGGACGGGGATGGCCGGTCTCGCGGAGCGGCTGCGGGCGGTGGACGGGGTGTTCGTGGTGGATTCCCCTGAAGGGGAGGGCACGGTGGTCTCGGCGGAGCTGCCGTGGCGGGAGCGGGGGTAG
- a CDS encoding sensor histidine kinase — protein MGNGMGGSGGPGGSGLAAVLRAPVAARTWREFGYLLIGLPLSALYFCVAVTGVAVGAGLLVTFLGVPVLAGVLMVCRGFGRIERGRVRSLLRMPVAEPAPVRAGKSGALASMGALLKSGSAWRHVLYSVVHFPWAVFAFCLALTLWAYGWSALLYPLWFWVFPAFTDQPGLQLFQNGDYRFYLDSPVAVAATCLAGLLVTLATPWVIRALTGVERILVGGLLGRSRLDDRVRELESDRGVVVDTAAADLRRIERDLHDGAQARLVALAMDLGLAKEKLTEDPAGAARMVDAAHGEVKVALQELRDLARGIHPAVLTDRGLDAALSSVASRCAVPVKVSVDLPARPVAAIEGIAYFTVSELLQNVSKHAGARGASVDVWKSGGRLLVQVADDGRGGADPRGGTGLAGLSERLDAVDGVLVVDSEAGRGTTVTAELPWRA, from the coding sequence ATGGGCAACGGCATGGGCGGCAGCGGCGGCCCGGGCGGCAGCGGGCTCGCCGCCGTGCTGCGGGCACCGGTGGCGGCGCGGACCTGGCGGGAGTTCGGGTACCTGCTCATCGGGCTTCCGCTGAGCGCCCTGTACTTCTGCGTCGCCGTGACGGGCGTGGCCGTCGGCGCCGGGCTGCTCGTCACCTTCCTCGGGGTGCCGGTCCTGGCCGGTGTCCTCATGGTGTGCCGGGGCTTCGGGCGGATCGAGCGCGGCCGGGTACGTTCGCTGCTGCGGATGCCGGTCGCCGAACCGGCGCCGGTCCGGGCCGGCAAGAGCGGGGCCCTGGCGAGCATGGGGGCGCTGCTCAAGAGCGGGAGCGCCTGGCGCCACGTGCTGTACTCGGTGGTGCACTTCCCGTGGGCGGTGTTCGCCTTCTGCCTCGCGCTGACGCTGTGGGCCTACGGGTGGAGCGCCCTGCTGTACCCGCTGTGGTTCTGGGTGTTCCCCGCCTTCACCGACCAGCCCGGCCTCCAGCTCTTCCAGAACGGCGACTACCGCTTCTACCTCGACTCGCCCGTCGCCGTGGCGGCCACCTGCCTGGCCGGGCTCCTGGTCACACTCGCCACGCCCTGGGTCATCCGCGCCCTGACCGGCGTCGAGCGGATCCTGGTCGGCGGGCTGCTGGGTCGCTCCCGCCTCGACGACCGGGTCCGGGAGCTGGAGTCCGACCGCGGGGTGGTCGTGGACACGGCGGCGGCCGACCTGCGGCGCATCGAGCGGGACCTGCACGACGGGGCCCAGGCGCGGCTGGTCGCCCTCGCGATGGACCTGGGTCTGGCGAAGGAAAAGCTGACGGAGGACCCGGCGGGGGCCGCCCGGATGGTGGACGCGGCCCACGGGGAGGTGAAGGTCGCCCTCCAGGAGCTGCGGGACCTGGCGCGCGGGATCCACCCGGCCGTGCTGACCGACCGGGGCCTGGACGCGGCCCTGTCCTCCGTGGCCTCGCGGTGCGCCGTGCCGGTGAAGGTGTCGGTGGACCTGCCGGCCCGGCCGGTGGCGGCGATCGAGGGGATCGCGTACTTCACGGTCTCCGAGCTGCTGCAGAACGTCAGCAAGCACGCGGGGGCGCGGGGCGCGAGCGTCGACGTGTGGAAGTCCGGGGGGCGGCTGCTGGTCCAGGTCGCGGACGACGGGCGGGGCGGGGCGGATCCGCGGGGCGGGACGGGGCTTGCGGGGCTCTCCGAGCGGCTGGACGCCGTGGACGGGGTGCTGGTGGTGGACTCCGAGGCGGGGCGGGGGACCACGGTGACGGCGGAGCTTCCCTGGCGGGCC